One region of Oryza sativa Japonica Group chromosome 5, ASM3414082v1 genomic DNA includes:
- the LOC4338700 gene encoding peptide-N4-(N-acetyl-beta-glucosaminyl)asparagine amidase A: MAPPLYLLLLLPLLACADEVPDRYAVLRAPQGPGASAAAKEYLDPTFPLPAPPPAAPSCTVPVLSYSFGDTYGAAPAKASYAPPAGCPAPWSLVVLTFSASCAGDQYDRVAAVWLDGAELLRTTTAEPTPEGVRWTVRKDVTRYSALLRSPPGGVLSVMLENVVNDKYTGVYSVNVSLEFHGTPPYLSDAASSSPAGVASNDPKEPMLPESYFQPADLIVPISDVAGNGKGGFWFRIQNASDSHSRLVTIPSSTYRAVLEVFVSPHSNDEYWYSNPPDIYIRENNLTTRRGNAAYREVVVSVDHRFVGSFVPFPVIYTGGINPLFWQPVAALGAFDLPTYDVELTPFLGLLVDSNAHEIGLSVFDGIAEWLVDANLHLWLDPSTSDVHAALGAYQTPRLKISRHYSTRLLEGRFKIKAKRKSSFSGWVKSSFGNFTTEVEAELKATSLVEFTGDGRNKTVSLEAKQETKTLIRAGDTRKVIGRVEREAKYPLSLFAETEDGENGTSVVTVSLTHGLSVETEVETKALESKEKLDDAQAAQGWMVLLDHDVLNGSVTTTQAYRFSDDEREYERAIDVVDGAVLSDNVTESFSALAAAAADARRRRFHAGIAAL; the protein is encoded by the coding sequence atggcgccgccgctctatctcctcctcctcctcccgctcctcgCCTGCGCCGACGAGGTCCCTGACCGCTACGCCGTCCTCCGCGCCCCGCAGGGCCCGGGTGCCAGCGCGGCGGCCAAGGAGTACCTCGACCCGACCTTCCCGCTCCCCGCgcccccgccggcggcgccgtcctgCACCGTGCCGGTCCTCTCCTACTCCTTCGGCGACACCTACGGCGCCGCGCCGGCCAAGGCCTCGTACGCGCCCCCCGCCGGGTGCCCCGCGCCCTGGTCCCTCGTCGTGCTCACCTTCTCCGCCTCCTGCGCCGGCGACCAGTACgaccgcgtcgccgccgtctggCTCGACGGCGCCGAGCTCCTCCGGACCACCACCGCGGAGCCGACCCCCGAGGGCGTCCGCTGGACCGTCCGCAAGGATGTCACCCGCTACTCCGCGCTCCTCCGCTCCCCGCCCGGCGGCGTCCTCTCCGTCATGCTCGAGAACGTCGTCAACGACAAGTACACCGGGGTGTACAGCGTCAACGTCTCGCTGGAGTTCCATGGAACTCCGCCGTACCTCTCCGACGCGGCATCATCCTCCCCTGCTGGCGTCGCAAGCAACGATCCCAAGGAACCTATGCTGCCGGAGTCATACTTCCAGCCGGCGGATCTCATCGTCCCGATCTCGGATGTCGCCGGCAACGGCAAGGGCGGGTTCTGGTTCCGCATCCAGAACGCGTCGGACTCGCACTCCAGGCTCGTAACCATTCCGTCGAGCACCTACCGTGCGGTGCTCGAGGTGTTCGTGTCCCCTCACTCCAACGACGAGTACTGGTACTCCAACCCGCCGGACATCTACATCAGGGAGAACAACCTCACCACGCGGAGGGGCAACGCGGCGTACCGCGAGGTCGTCGTCAGCGTGGACCACCGCTTCGTCGGCTCGTTCGTGCCGTTCCCGGTCATCTACACGGGCGGCATCAACCCGCTCTTCTGGCAGCCGGTGGCCGCGCTCGGCGCGTTCGACCTGCCCACCTACGACGTCGAGCTCACCCCATTCCTCGGCCTCCTGGTCGACAGCAACGCCCACGAGATCGGCCTCAGCGTGTTCGACGGCATCGCCGAGTGGCTCGTCGACGCCAACCTGCACCTCTGGCTGGACCCCAGCACGTCGGACGTGCACGCCGCGCTCGGCGCGTACCAGACGCCGCGCCTGAAAATCTCACGCCACTACTCGACGCGGCTGCTCGAGGGCAGGTTCAAGATCAAGGCCAAGAGGAAGTCCTCCTTCAGCGGCTGGGTCAAGTCCTCGTTCGGCAACTTCAccacggaggtggaggcggagctgaaggcGACCAGCCTGGTGGAGTTCACCGGCGACGGCCGGAACAAGACCGTGTCGCTGGAGGCGAAGCAGGAGACGAAGACGCTGATCCGGGCGGGCGACACGCGGAAGGTGATCGGCAGGGTGGAGAGGGAGGCCAAGTACCCGCTGTCGCTCTTCGCGGAGACCGAGGACGGCGAGAACGGCACGTCCGTCGTCACGGTGAGCCTCACCCACGGCCTCAGCGTGGAGACGGAGGTCGAGACGAAGGCCCTCGAGAGCAAGGAGAAGCTCGATGACGCGCAGGCCGCGCAAGGGTGGATGGTGCTCCTGGACCACGACGTGCTCAACGGGTCGGTGACGACGACCCAGGCGTACCGGTTCAGCGACGACGAGCGGGAGTACGAGCGGGCGATCGACGTCGTGGACGGCGCCGTGCTCAGCGACAACGTCACCGAGAGCTTCAGCGCCCTGGCCGCCGCAGCGGCggacgctcgccgccgccggttccACGCCGGCATTGCTGCGTTGTAA